The Metamycoplasma subdolum DNA window AGAGAATAGTTCTGCTCTTAAATCAGCTACTAAATCATTAAGTTCTTTTAGTGATTTATTTTTTAATTCTGAATAAAGCATTATTTAACTCCTTCACTTTCTCTTGCAAGAATTTTTCAAGTAACAGGCAGTTTGTGGCCACCTAAACGTAAAGCTTCTTTCATAACGTCAACTTGATTTCCTTTAACTTCAAACATAACAGTTCCTTCTTTAACAACAGCAAATCATGCTTCAGGGCTACCTTTTCCAGAACCCATCCGAACACCAATTGGTTTAGAAGTTTTTGACATGTGTG harbors:
- the rplP gene encoding 50S ribosomal protein L16; translated protein: MLQPKRTKHRKMFRIRHDKVKAHRNNTVSFGEFGLASTSSAWISARQIEAARIAITRHMGREGQVIIKIFPHMSKTSKPIGVRMGSGKGSPEAWFAVVKEGTVMFEVKGNQVDVMKEALRLGGHKLPVTWKILARESEGVK